The Solanum lycopersicum chromosome 6, SLM_r2.1 genome has a window encoding:
- the LOC101255497 gene encoding general transcription and DNA repair factor IIH helicase subunit XPD, which translates to MKFQLEDVTIYFPYDNIYPEQYQYMLELKRALDAKGHCLLEMPTGTGKTIALLSLITSYRLSKPSNPIKLLYCTRTVHEMEKTLAELKLLYNYQLQHFGPGARMLAIGLSSRKNLCVNPSVVSAENRDSVDAGCRKLTASWVRAIAVENPNIPTCSYYENYDTADKAGTSTLPAGVYTLQELRLFGKEKGWCPYFLARHMVQQANVVVYSYQYLLDPKVAGIISKEMERECVVVFDEAHNIDNVCIEALSVSVRKQTLEGATRNLSRMSNEIERLKATDAGRLRVEYNRLVEGLAQRLPAQDVWLANPALPDDIMKEAVPGNIRKAEHFLSVLRRFVQYLNGRLETDNVEKEGPVAFVASINTQVGIDQKMLKFCYDRLHSLMLTLEITDTDEFLHIQTVCDLATLVGTYARGFSIIIEPYDERMPHIPDPVLQLTCHDASLAIKPVFERFQSVVITSGTLSPIDLYPRLLNFNPVVSRSFKMSLTRDCICPMVLTRGSDQLPVSTKYDLRSDPGVEKNYGKLLLEMVSVVPDGVVCFFVSYSYMDGIVNSWHESGILKDIMQHKLVFIETQDVVETTLALDNYRKACDSGRGAVFFSVARGKVAEGIDFDRHYGRLVIMFGVPFQYTLSRILLARLEYLRETFQIKEGDFLTFDALRQAAQCVGRVIRSKADYGMMIFADKRYSRHDKRSKLPGWILSHLRDAHLNLSTDMAVYIAKEFLRKMAQPYDKNGALGKKTLLSQEDLENMITGPDGEMLL; encoded by the exons ATGAAATTCCAATTAGAAGATGTAACAATCTATTTTCCATATGATAACATATATCCAGAACAGTATCAATACATGTTAGAACTCAAAAGAGCTTTAGATGCAAAAGGGCATTGTCTTCTTGAAATGCCTACAGGAACTGGTAAAACAATTGCTTTACTTTCTTTAATTACAAGTTACAGACTTTCAAAACCATCAAATCCAATTAAGCTTCTTTATTGTACAAGAACTGTACatgaaatggagaaaacatTAGCTGAGCTTAAATTGTTGTATAATTATCAGTTACAGCATTTCGGGCCGGGGGCTCGAATGCTGGCAATTGGGTTGTCATCAAGAAAGAATTTGTGTGTGAACCCATCTGTGGTTTCTGCTGAGAATAGGGATTCTGTTGATGCTGGTTGTAGGAAACTTACTGCTAGTTGGGTTAGAGCAATTGCTGTTGAAAATCCAAATATTCCTACTTGTTCCTATTATGAGAATTATGATACTGCTGATAAGGCTGGTACTTCCACTTTGCCTGCTGGAGTTTATACTTTGCAG GAGCTAAGATTGTTTGGTAAGGAGAAAGGCTGGTGCCCGTACTTTCTGGCGAGGCATATGGTGCAGCAGGCAAATGTTGTGGTTTACAGCTACCAATACCTTCTTGATCCCAAGGTTGCTGGTATCATATCAAAGGAGATGGAGAGAGAGTGTGTCGTAGTGTTTGATGAGGCCCATAATATAGACAATGTATGTATTGAGGCACTTAGTGTCAGTGTGAGGAAGCAAACACTTGAAGGGGCAACAAGGAATCTCAGTAGGATGTCTAATGAAATTGAAAG GCTGAAGGCTACTGATGCTGGTCGATTGCGGGTTGAGTATAATCGTCTAGTTGAGGGTCTAGCTCAAAGACTGCCCG CTCAGGATGTATGGCTTGCTAATCCCGCCTTGCCTGATGACATCATGAAGGAGGCAGTGCCAGGAAATATAAGGAAAGCAGAGCATTTCTTGTCTGTTTTGCGAAGATTTGTCCAGTATCTTAATGGGCGTCTGGAGACTGATAATGTAGAAAAAGAAGGCCCTGTTGCCTTTGTTGCTTCTATTAATACACAAGTTGGAATTGATCAAAAGatgttaaaattttgttatgataGGCTTCACTCCCTTATGTTAACCCTGGAGATTACTGATACAGATGAGTTTCTGCATATACAAACTGTTTGTGACCTTGCCACGTTGGTAGGGACGTACGCTCGGGGCTTTTCCATTATAATTGAACCATATGACGAGAGGATGCCACATATTCCTGATCCTGTCCTGCAG CTTACCTGTCACGATGCCTCTCTTGCCATAAAGCCTGTTTTTGAACGATTCCAATCTGTTGTGATTACCTCGGGGACCCTCAGTCCAATTGATCTCTATCCTCGTCTTCTCAATTTTAATCCGGTAGTAAGTCGAAGCTTCAAGATGTCACTGACAAGGGATTGCATATGCCCAATGGTCCTTACCCGGGGAAG TGATCAGCTTCCTGTAAGCACTAAGTATGACCTGAGAAGCGATCCGGGCGTCGAGAAAAATTATGGGAAGCTTTTGCTAGAAATGGTTTCTGTTGTTCCAGATGGGGTTGTCTGTTTTTTTGTCAGTTACTCTTATATGGATGGAATTGTCAACAGTTGGCATGAATCAGGAATATTAAAG GATATAATGCAACATAAACTTGTATTTATCGAGACCCAAGATGTTGTAGAGACTACATTGGCTTTGGATAATTATCGCAAGGCTTGTGATAGTGGGAGGGGTGCAGTTTTCTTCTCAGTTGCTAG GGGAAAAGTGGCTGAAGGTATAGACTTTGATAGACACTATGGGAGGCTTGTTATCATGTTTGGCGTTCCATTCCAATACACATTAAGCAG AATATTGCTTGCACGATTGGAATATCTGAGGGAGACCTTCCAAATAAAAGAGGGCGATTTTCTGACTTTTGATGCTTTG AGGCAAGCTGCTCAATGTGTGGGTCGAGTTATTCGTTCAAAGGCAGATTATGGCATGATGATTTTTGCTGATAAAAG ATATAGCCGTCATGATAAGCGCTCCAAGTTGCCTGGATGGATACTTTCACATTTACGTGATGCTCACCTGAACTTAAGTACAGACATGGCCGTGTATATAGCAAAAGAG tttttgagaaaaatggcTCAACCATATGATAAGAACGGTGCTCTGGGCAAGAAAACTCTACTGTCACAAGAAGACTTGGAGAATATGATCACCGGCCCTGATGGGGAAATGTTGCTTTAA